The following are encoded in a window of Rhodospirillaceae bacterium genomic DNA:
- a CDS encoding winged helix DNA-binding domain-containing protein — MTPLPVTAAQGRRLILDLQGLADPPHRRFECGGLLDLITRMGFVQVDSIRTVERAHHTILHSRNRTYRPAMLDRLLERDRSLFEHWTHDASVIPTAFFPVWRRKFRREAAALRQKYRRWHGPDFEAETGPLLDLISENGPVRARDLERRPARNPRGWWDWHAGKTALEFLWRTGELAVARRENFQKVYDLAPRVLPPEAFEDEPDERAFIDRACRSALDRLGFGTAGEIAGYWNLVTTREAAAWIAARQGREVIEAVVGGADPDSRPRRLFAPADLEARIAATADPPPGLRALSPFDPAVRDRKRLRHLFGFDFRIEIFVAEAQRQYGYYVFPLLEGDRMVGRIDMTADRAAGVLNVRRLWPEPGVSFGTGRRQALEGLLNRVSRFADCRDVAYAENSLPDR, encoded by the coding sequence GTGACGCCGCTTCCCGTCACGGCCGCGCAGGGCCGCCGGCTGATCCTCGATCTCCAGGGCTTGGCCGATCCGCCGCACCGGCGCTTCGAATGCGGCGGACTGCTCGACCTCATCACGCGCATGGGTTTCGTCCAGGTCGACAGCATCCGGACGGTCGAGCGTGCCCATCACACCATCCTGCACAGCCGCAACCGGACCTACCGGCCCGCCATGCTGGACCGGCTGCTCGAACGCGACCGCAGCCTGTTCGAACACTGGACCCACGATGCCTCGGTCATTCCGACGGCCTTCTTCCCGGTGTGGCGCCGCAAGTTCCGGCGCGAGGCGGCGGCGCTGCGGCAGAAATACCGCCGCTGGCACGGCCCGGATTTCGAGGCCGAGACCGGGCCGCTGCTCGATCTGATCAGCGAGAACGGCCCGGTGCGCGCCCGCGACCTGGAACGGCGGCCGGCGCGCAACCCGCGCGGCTGGTGGGACTGGCACGCCGGTAAGACGGCGCTCGAATTCCTCTGGCGCACCGGCGAACTGGCGGTGGCCCGGCGCGAGAATTTCCAGAAGGTCTACGATCTCGCCCCGCGGGTGCTGCCGCCCGAAGCCTTCGAGGACGAGCCCGACGAGCGGGCCTTCATCGACCGGGCCTGCCGCTCGGCCCTCGACCGGCTCGGCTTCGGCACGGCAGGCGAGATCGCCGGCTACTGGAACCTGGTGACGACGCGGGAGGCCGCGGCCTGGATCGCCGCCCGGCAGGGCCGGGAGGTCATCGAAGCCGTCGTCGGGGGCGCCGATCCGGACAGCCGCCCGCGACGACTCTTTGCGCCCGCCGATCTGGAAGCCCGGATCGCGGCAACGGCCGATCCGCCGCCGGGGCTGCGGGCGCTCAGCCCGTTCGATCCGGCGGTTCGCGACCGCAAGCGATTGCGGCATCTTTTCGGTTTCGACTTCCGGATCGAAATTTTTGTCGCGGAAGCGCAGCGGCAATACGGCTATTATGTCTTCCCGCTGCTCGAAGGCGACCGGATGGTAGGGCGCATCGACATGACCGCCGACCGGGCCGCCGGTGTGCTCAACGTCCGCCGGCTGTGGCCGGAGCCCGGCGTGAGTTTCGGCACCGGGCGGCGGCAGGCTCTGGAGGGTCTGCTCAACCGCGTTTCGAGGTTTGCGGATTGCCGGGATGTGGCGTATGCGGAAAATTCGCTCCCGGACCGTTGA
- a CDS encoding glucose 1-dehydrogenase — MTEAGGRVAGKIAIVTGAASGLGKCTAEMLAAEGARVVLTDIDLAGAQAVAAGIGDGAVALEQDVTDEARWQAVIAETVETFGGLHILVNNAGIGTPGTVEETSFEDWRQVHAVDLDSVFLGCKYACRPMADSVRGSGATGAIVNISSVAGIIAAANLAAYNSAKAAVRHLTKSVALHCARQGYNIRCNSIHPAFVDTPILNQVSGRHTTDEIKAKMARQLPLGHIGTPSDVGYAVLYLASEESRFMTGAELVIDGGVSAM, encoded by the coding sequence ATGACGGAAGCGGGAGGCCGGGTCGCCGGCAAGATCGCCATCGTTACCGGCGCCGCATCGGGCCTCGGCAAATGCACGGCGGAAATGCTGGCGGCCGAAGGCGCACGGGTCGTCCTGACCGACATAGACCTGGCGGGCGCGCAGGCAGTCGCCGCCGGGATCGGCGACGGCGCCGTTGCGCTGGAACAGGATGTGACCGACGAAGCGCGCTGGCAGGCCGTGATCGCCGAGACGGTCGAGACTTTCGGCGGGCTGCATATCCTGGTCAACAATGCCGGCATCGGCACGCCGGGCACGGTGGAGGAGACGAGCTTCGAAGACTGGCGGCAGGTCCATGCGGTCGATCTCGATTCGGTGTTCCTGGGTTGCAAATACGCCTGCCGCCCGATGGCGGACAGCGTGCGCGGCAGCGGCGCGACCGGCGCGATCGTCAATATCTCCTCGGTCGCCGGCATCATCGCCGCGGCCAACCTCGCCGCCTATAATTCGGCCAAGGCGGCGGTCCGGCACCTGACGAAATCGGTCGCGCTGCATTGCGCGCGACAGGGATACAACATCCGCTGCAATTCGATCCACCCGGCCTTCGTCGACACGCCGATCCTCAACCAGGTGAGCGGCCGGCACACGACCGACGAGATCAAGGCGAAGATGGCCCGGCAGCTGCCGCTCGGCCATATCGGCACACCGAGCGACGTCGGCTACGCCGTGCTCTACCTGGCGTCGGAGGAATCCCGCTTCATGACCGGCGCCGAACTCGTCATCGACGGCGGCGTCAGCGCCATGTGA